The bacterium DNA window CACCGAATCTTTAAGCGAAGGTGGAAGGACACAGAGAAAGGCGATAAATAGGGGAAAACTCGGGCGGATGCCGTAAAAGCCCTGAAAAGCAATCACCACAGAGCGAAAGCCTGTGTCTGCGACTAAGTCTGAAACTCGTTCTCACCCCGGACCCTTCGCCGCGCTACGCTTGCTCAGGACAGGCCCCAGACCCTAAACCCTGCATTTCCTCTGGACTTTGGGCTTTGGACATTGGACTGCCCTTTCCCCCCTTGCCACCGCTCCCTTCACTCTGCTACTTTCACACCTGACTCTCTGCACTCTGCACCCTGCACTGTGCACTCGCAAAGGGAGGCATGTCGGAACCATGATCCAACTTGACGAGGAAAGAAAATTCTATCTATTCCTGACAGGAACGTTCGCCTCCCTTTGCGTCATTATCTGGCTCGCCCCCGGCGCTTTCAAGGTCCTTGCTTTTTCCTTTGGTCTCGCCTACCTGCTCGACCCTCTCGTGGACTACCTCAAGGACAGGAAAGTACCGAGAAGCGCCTCCATCATATTGATCCTGATCCTGGTTTTACTTATCATCATCCTTCTTTTTTCCCTCATCATTCCATACCTCTGGGGACAGGGTGTCGCGCTGGTCAACGAGGCGCCGGTACTGGCTCAAAAGGCCATCGACAAGCTTGCCGGATGGGGTTTCGTCCTCCCGGCGGCCTCACATGGCGTTCCAGAGCTCATCGAGCAGGTTAAAACAAACCTCCTGTCCGGCGGCATGGATTATATACGTCCCCTGGCGTCGGGCCTTTTCAAGGCCACCTCCGGGATACTGGGTTTCGTCCTTGCTTTCGTGAACCTCGTCATTGTGCCGGTGTTCTTCTTTTACATGCTCAGGGATATCGACCTCATCCGGGAGAATTTTTACCGCTTTGTGCCTGATACAGTCGAAAGCAAGGTCCGGGGGTACCTGGGGATGGCAGACGGTGTTCTGAGCGGTTTTATCCGGGGCCAGATCCTGGTGGCTCTTGCGCTTGCTGTCTTGTATTCGGCGGGGCTGCTGATGACCGGTCTCAGGTTCGGAGTCGTCATCGGGGTTACAGCGGGTATCCTGAGCGTCATCCCTTACGTGGGTTTCCTCATCGGGCTGCTGGCGTCGGCGGTGGTCGTCCTGGTGGATTTCAGCGGATGGGGGCTTGCCTTCGGCGTGGCCGCGACCTTCGGCGTTTCCCAACTGATCGAGGGTTACGTACTGACGCCGCGGTTCGTGGGCAATAGGGTGGGTTTAAGCCCCCTGGAAACCCTCATCGCGGTCCTCGTGGGTGGACAGATGGGCGGATTTGCAGGGCTCCTCATCGCCATCCCGACTGGCGGGATCCTGAAAAAAACGGTGTTGATGCTGAAGCCGGGGGGGGAAAGCGCTGACGGCAAAATTGATGAAGAGATCTATATGGCCGGGGCTGATGACGCGGGGACGCGGGGACGCGGAGACACGGAGGAGGGAAATTCAGGGTCAAGTGTCTAGGGTCTGGGGTCTGGTACCCAAAACTCAAAACCCAAAACACGGAACCTGTTTTTCCTCCCGTCAATTGATGGAGGAAAAACCATGACCACAGGAACAAAAGGCTCGAAAATGGAAACCTTCGGGACCGTTCTGACTTACTGCGT harbors:
- a CDS encoding AI-2E family transporter, with protein sequence MIQLDEERKFYLFLTGTFASLCVIIWLAPGAFKVLAFSFGLAYLLDPLVDYLKDRKVPRSASIILILILVLLIIILLFSLIIPYLWGQGVALVNEAPVLAQKAIDKLAGWGFVLPAASHGVPELIEQVKTNLLSGGMDYIRPLASGLFKATSGILGFVLAFVNLVIVPVFFFYMLRDIDLIRENFYRFVPDTVESKVRGYLGMADGVLSGFIRGQILVALALAVLYSAGLLMTGLRFGVVIGVTAGILSVIPYVGFLIGLLASAVVVLVDFSGWGLAFGVAATFGVSQLIEGYVLTPRFVGNRVGLSPLETLIAVLVGGQMGGFAGLLIAIPTGGILKKTVLMLKPGGESADGKIDEEIYMAGADDAGTRGRGDTEEGNSGSSV